From a region of the Sphaerodactylus townsendi isolate TG3544 linkage group LG16, MPM_Stown_v2.3, whole genome shotgun sequence genome:
- the UBIAD1 gene encoding ubiA prenyltransferase domain-containing protein 1: MEVEEEVEKINIITENLQDSEAEDPGVGLLGSEKGPSSTWKHKCASYVLALRPWSFSASLTPVAVGSALAYRSQGTLDPGLLVGSAVTVLAVHGAGNLVNTYYDFSKGIDHKKSDDRTLVDQILEPQDVVRFGVLLYTLGCISAACLYCLSTLKLEHLALIYFGGLSSSFLYTGGIGFKYVALGDVVILITFGPLAVMFAYAIQVGYLSISPLLYAVPLALSTMAILHSNNTRDMESDQQAGIVTLAILIGPTLSYILYNTLLFLPYLIFCVLATRYTISMALPLLTMPMAFSLERQFRSQSFFKIPQRTAKLNLLLGLFYVFSILLAPAGSLPKL; encoded by the exons ATGGAAGTAGAAGAGGAGGTGGAAAAAATCAATATTATTACGGAAAACCTCCAAGACAGCGAGGCAGAAGATCCGGGAGTGGGGCTGCTTGGGTCTGAGAAGGGCCCTTCGTCAACCTGGAAACACAAATGCGCTTCCTACGTCCtggccctccgaccctggagttTCAGCGCCTCCTTGACGCCTGTGGCTGTTGGCAGTGCCCTAGCCTATCGGTCCCAGGGCACACTAGATCCTGGACTCCTGGTGGGCAGTGCAGTTACTGTCTTGGCTGTCCATGGGGCTGGGAACCTTGTTAATACCTACTATGACTTCTCCAAAGGCATTGACCACAAGAAGAGTGATGACCGGACTCTGGTGGACCAGATCTTGGAGCCTCAAGATGTTGTCAGATTTGGCGTCTTATTGTACACCCTCGGCTGCATCTCAGCAGCCTGCCTGTACTGCCTCTCCACCCTGAAGTTGGAGCATCTGGCTCTCATCTACTTTGGAGGGCTCTCTAGCTCTTTCCTTTATACCGGAG GAATTGGGTTTAAGTACGTGGCGCTGGGCGACGTGGTGATCCTAATCACCTTCGGGCCGCTGGCTGTGATGTTTGCCTATGCCATCCAGGTGGGCTACCTGTCCATCTCACCCCTCCTTTACGCCGTCCCGCTGGCCCTCAGCACCATGGCCATCCTGCACAGCAACAACACGCGGGACATGGAGTCTGACCAGCAGGCGGGCATTGTCACCCTGGCCATCCTCATCGGCCCCACCCTCTCCTACATCCTCTACAACACCCTCCTCTTCCTGCCGTACCTGATCTTCTGTGTCCTCGCCACCCGCTACACCATCAGCATGGCCCTGCCTCTGCTCACCATGCCAATGGCCTTCTCCCTGGAGAGGCAGTTCCggagccagagctttttcaaGATCCCCCAAAGGACAGCCAAGCTCAACCTGCTCTTGGGACTTTTCTATGTCTTCAGCATCCTCTTGGCCCCGGCAGGCTCCCTCCCCAAGCTCTAG